A window of Sphingobacterium kitahiroshimense genomic DNA:
ATATTGACCCTGAGCATCAGTTTGAACGACCTCTACCCCATTACTCACAGAGACATTTGGTATACCCCGTTCTTTTTTATCAAGAATTCCATTTTTATTGATATCATCAAAAACAACACCTTTTGCAATTTCCTGAGCACTAACCGTGTAATTTAAAGATAAAGCTGTTGCAACAGCAAAAATATTTTTCATTTGAATATATAGCATAATTAAAGCCGAAGCTAATACTCTAATATGAATCAATAGTCACCTGATGTTTAACAAACTGTTAATTTATATACAAAAAAGGGATAATCATATGATTATCCCTTTTTTTGTATATAATATTTTATTTTATCTACTTAACGTTCGATCTAGATTGAGCCGCGGCTAATATTCGGTTGACTTCATCGATCATAGATTTTCCTGCATTTCGCATTTTTTCATTACCAGCAAAATCAGCGTCCATCGTGACTTTTTTTGATTTGTCTTTATAATTCATCTCTAAATAAAAACGAGGCGTTTCTGTTTCAGGATTTACTTTTGCTTCAGGTCCCGTCATGTCATCATCTAAATTCCAAAAACCTAATTCTTGAGCTTTTCGATGTAAGTAAAGCAAATCATCTTTAGTCATGCGAACGGTATCACGCTCTATCTCGTTTGTTTTGGTCACATACTGAAAAATTCCAGTTTTTGAATCATACTGATTATCCATATGATTAGGCTCACCGTATCGAAAGACCACAGACTGAAAATCTGTGAAACGGAAAGGCGCATTGCTAATCATATTACTGTAGTAGTAAACACAGTAAATTAGAAATGGTACAACAATACATAAACCCAAAAAAATCTTTTTACCCTTGATACTCATCTTTATTTTAGTTTTTGACAAAAATAAGGATTAAAATAGCTTTATAAAGTTTTATCTATTATTTGACATAAAAAAGGGAATTCGTATTACCTATCAGGATTTTGGTGTTCCAGCATTCGTGAAATATTTGGCGTACCACGAATCTTTTAAGTCAGAAATAATAACACCTTTTTTTGTCGATACATGCACAAATTTATTATTATGCAGATATACGCCAACATGATCCACATTACGTCCCCCGAACGAAAAAAACACCAAATCACCTTCTTTAAGCTGGGAATTTCGCTTGCTCTTAATTGCACCATCCATATCTCTGGATGAACGAGGTAAATTCTCTTTATATACTTTAAGATATAATATATTAACAAAACCTGAACAATCTACCCCTCTTTTTGTTGCACCTCCCATACGATGTGGTATACCCATCCATTCATCAATAAAAGAATAAAGCGTAGGATTGAGTTCCTTTTTCTTTACTTGCAAAAGATCTACGTAATTATCTAATGAACTTGTACTATAATTCTTACCCCTAGCTTCACTGGCATCTGTCAAAACTGCACTGCTGTGGCCACTGTTACTGTTCACCTTTTTCTTAACTGAACAACTACTGAGTAAAAGTATCACGCTGAAAAAAAATAATATATTACGTTTTATAGACATATCAAGAATAAATGTTAGGTAAATGTAATAAAACCAAATTTAACTGGCAAACAAGCCCTTCTTTCTTCATATCTCTTTTCAAATTGTAATTTTGTCGGAATTTGTAAAATATAATATGGAAAAATTAAAAGGTGCTATTGCTGTATTTGTCGGTGCAAGTAGTTTTGGACTGTTGTCAACATTTGTTAAAAAAGCATATGCGCAAGATTACACTTTAGGGCAAGTAACTGGAGTACAAGCTATTTTTGGAATGATTATATTATGGGCAGTTTATCTGCTCATTCAGTTGCTAAACCCAAAAGCAAATCATGGTTTCTCTAAAAAATCTAATAAATGGAAAATTGTTATCAGTGGTATTTCTACAGGTCTAGTAAGTTTAGTTTATTACAAATGCGTTCAATTAGTGCCTGCTTCATTGGCGATTGTTCTATTGATGCAATACATCTGGATAGGAACGTTAATTGAATATATTATATTCAAAAATAGACCTACCAATCGTCAATTGATTGGTATTGCAATTGTACTTATAGGAACTGTATTTGCAACAGGTCTTATTGAACAAGGAATCGATAAACTCAATTGGACCGGCATTACCTACGGCGTATTAGCGGCAACTGCTTATGCAGTATTTCTAATTGTTAACGGACGAGTTGGAAATGACTATCCGCCAGTTCAAAAAAGTGCATTAATGGTCACTGGATCCTGCATCATGATCTGTTCCATCTTTCCGCCAACATTTTTGATATCGGGAGCTTTAGGTGACAGCATATGGCATTTCGGACTTATTCTTTCTTTCTTCGGAACTGTTATTCCACCATTATTATTTGCTTATGGAATTCCTAAAATCGGTTATTCTCTAAGTGGTATTTTAAGTTCTGCAGAACTACCAGTAGCAACTGCTATGTCATACTTCATACTTAAAGAAGCTGTAAGTCCTGTTCAATGGATAGGTGTATTCATGATATTAGCAACCGTCATTTGGTTAAATGCTAAAAAAGAAAAAGTCGCATAACGACAAGGGCTCAATTCGATTAGAATTGAGCCCTTATCTTTTATATCATCTAGCATTAGTGTGCTAATATTTCTTTTAACTCTACTATTTCAACTTCACAACCGTCTGTAATCGATAAGAATTTTACATGTGCAACTTCGTTGACCAGCAAAGGATCGTAGGCTGTACGAACTTTCACATAATTTTTGGAGAAACCATGCATATATCCGTCCTTCTCATCACTCTCAAAAAGTACTTCGCCTACTTTATCCAATTGTTTCTCATAGAAAGCACGACGCTTTTTCTCTGACAAAATGTGTAGCATTTTACTACGGTCACTGCGCTGAGATCCAGGGACTGCCCCTTCCATCTGTGCAGCTATTGTATTTTCACGTTCAGAATAAGTAAAGACATGCAAATAGGAAATGTCCATGTCATTTAAAAAATTGTAAGTGTCTATAAAGTCTTCACGAGTCTCTCCAGGAAACCCCACAATGACATCAACGCCAATACAGCAATCCGGCATTAATTCCTTAATCTTCTCCACACGCTGTGCATAAAGCTCCCGCTTGTAACGGCGGCGCATCATACTCAATACTTTATTATTTCCAGACTGTAAAGGCATATGAAAATGTGGAACAAAACGTTTTGATTGTGCTACAAATTCAATAATCTCATTGGCCAAAAGATTTGGCTCTATCGAAGAAATACGGATACGGTCTATTCCTGACACTTCGTCCAAAGCCTTTACAAGGTCTAAGAATTTATCTTGTCGTTTACCGTCTCGAATACCAAAATCACCGATATTTACACCCGTTAGCACAATTTCTTTTACGCCAGATGCCGCAATTTCCTCGGCTTGAAGTACGATATCCTCAATTTTCCCCGAACGGCTTGCTCCACGAGCAAGAGGAATTGTACAAAAAGTACAAGAATAATCACATCCATCTTGTACTTTTAGGAATGTACGCGTACGGTCACCGATTGAATATGCAGATACAAATTGATTGGTTTCATCAATTGGTGCATTATGAACAACAGCCTTCTCGTTTTTTGTCAGATCATTGATATGTTCGATAATATTGAACTTTTCTGCGGCACCTAAAACCATATCCACTCCCGGAATTTCAGCAATCTCAGCTGGTTTCAACTGCGCATAACAACCGACAATGGTGATATAAGCATTAGGTGAATATTTAAGTGCTTCCTTTACTACCTTGCGACATTTCTTATCTGCATGATCCGTTACTGAACATGTATTAATAACATAAACATCTGCCGCACTATTGAATGGCGTGGTTTCATAACCCGCATCTTGAAAGACACGACCTATGGAGGATGTTTCTGAAAAATTCAATTTACATCCTAAGGTATAGAAAGCTACTTTTTTACTCATAATGATTTTGCAAAAATACAACAAAAAGCTCCAAATGAAAATTCTTAATTCTGATTTAAACGCTTTTCAATTAATTATGAGATTTTAATGATCCAAAATTTAACAATATCAGTTTTGATTTCTTTATTTTACCGTCTTTCTTTACATTGCTATGATAGTGTAACACATATGAAAATGATGTGCACACTTTTATAAATTTTCATGAGAATACTTCAAAAAATCTTACCTTCGTATAGAATATTACATGATTATACAGCGAGCATCTTTGTTGGTATATTACAGCCAAAAAGACGCTGTTTGTTAATCACAAAATAAATAAAAGCAACTATTTACAATGAAACAATATATTGACTTACTAAAGCACGTATATACAAACGGGGTTATTAAAACTGACCGTACTGGAACTGGAACTAAAAGTGTATTTGGATATCAGATGCGTTTCAATTTAAAGGAGGGCTTTCCACTTGTTACGACAAAAAAATTACATTTAAGATCAATTATCCATGAATTGATCTGGTTTTTGAAAGGTGAAACAAACATCAAATATTTAAAAGACAATGGTGTCAGTATCTGGGATGAGTGGGCTGATGAAAATGGTAATTTAGGTCCTGTTTATGGATCACAATGGCGTTCATGGCCAACTCCTGATGGAGGCCATATCGATCAGATTGAAAAAATAATCAAGCAATTGAAGACTTCACCCGATTCAAGAAGAATCATTGTGTCTGCCTGGAATGTTGCAGAAATTGAAAATATGGCTTTACCTCCTTGTCATGCATTTTTTCAATTCTATGTTGCTCCTGCTGATCCTGAAAATGGAATCTTAAAACCACAGTTGTCTTGTCAGCTATATCAAAGAAGTGCAGATATCTTTCTAGGTGTACCATTTAATATTGCATCTTATGCTTTATTAACCATGATGGTGGCACAGGTTTGTGATATGGAAGCCGCTGAATTTATTCACACCTTAGGAGATGCCCATATATACAGTAATCACTTCGAACAAACAGAATTACAATTGAGCCGTGAACCAAAGGCTTTACCTCAATTAAAAATCAATCCAGAAGTAAAAGATATCTTTGATTTTAAATTTGAGGACTTCGAGTTGTTAAATTATGAATCCCATTCGCATATTAAAGCTCCTGTAGCAGTTTAAAAAGAATCTTCTTTATATACATGTGTAACCTATAGAAATGAGTAAACTTAAAATAACATTAATTGTCGCCGCTACTGAAAATAATGTAATCGGTAAAGGAAATAAAATGCCTTGGCATTTACCAAATGATCTTAAATATTTCAAAAAAAACACACTTGAACATAGTGTGGTTATGGGGAGAAAAACTTTTGAGTCTCTTGGTAAACCATTACCAGATCGCAGAAATATTATCTTGACAAGAGACATGACCGCAAAATCTGATGATGTGGATATCGCCAATAGCTTTCAAGAAGTATTAAATTATTGCAGAGATGAAAGAGAGATCTTTGTTATTGGTGGTGGCGAAATATTTAAACAAACGTTACCATTCGCAGATAAAATATTATTGACCAGGTTGCATACAACTATTGATGGAGATGCTTACTTTCCAGAATTACCAGCACATGAATGGATATTAGAAAGCGAAGACACGCATGAAAAAGATGAAAAACATGCTTTTGACTATAGCTTTCAGGTGTACGTCAGAAAATAAAGATAAAGGCTTCTCTAATTGTAAGAAGCCTTTATTGTAAACCATCCTTTCGAAAATCAGTATACTAAATCCAATTATGCATAAATTTCTAACATTTTTTTTCATCAGTATCATTCCTTACTCCTTTGCTCAAAAAATGGATACAATTTACCTCGAAAAATTATTACAAGGCCATCCCGAATTGTTTCAAAAGATCTTAGATCACCCGAGTAAAAATGAAGTTCAAATTCTCTATACGCAAATTGATCGGGATAAAAATAATGTGCCACATTTTAAATCATTCAGTTATAGATTAAATCCAAACTGGTATTTCTATCCTGCCAGCACAGTTAA
This region includes:
- a CDS encoding C40 family peptidase; the encoded protein is MNSNSGHSSAVLTDASEARGKNYSTSSLDNYVDLLQVKKKELNPTLYSFIDEWMGIPHRMGGATKRGVDCSGFVNILYLKVYKENLPRSSRDMDGAIKSKRNSQLKEGDLVFFSFGGRNVDHVGVYLHNNKFVHVSTKKGVIISDLKDSWYAKYFTNAGTPKS
- a CDS encoding EamA family transporter produces the protein MEKLKGAIAVFVGASSFGLLSTFVKKAYAQDYTLGQVTGVQAIFGMIILWAVYLLIQLLNPKANHGFSKKSNKWKIVISGISTGLVSLVYYKCVQLVPASLAIVLLMQYIWIGTLIEYIIFKNRPTNRQLIGIAIVLIGTVFATGLIEQGIDKLNWTGITYGVLAATAYAVFLIVNGRVGNDYPPVQKSALMVTGSCIMICSIFPPTFLISGALGDSIWHFGLILSFFGTVIPPLLFAYGIPKIGYSLSGILSSAELPVATAMSYFILKEAVSPVQWIGVFMILATVIWLNAKKEKVA
- the mtaB gene encoding tRNA (N(6)-L-threonylcarbamoyladenosine(37)-C(2))-methylthiotransferase MtaB, with the translated sequence MSKKVAFYTLGCKLNFSETSSIGRVFQDAGYETTPFNSAADVYVINTCSVTDHADKKCRKVVKEALKYSPNAYITIVGCYAQLKPAEIAEIPGVDMVLGAAEKFNIIEHINDLTKNEKAVVHNAPIDETNQFVSAYSIGDRTRTFLKVQDGCDYSCTFCTIPLARGASRSGKIEDIVLQAEEIAASGVKEIVLTGVNIGDFGIRDGKRQDKFLDLVKALDEVSGIDRIRISSIEPNLLANEIIEFVAQSKRFVPHFHMPLQSGNNKVLSMMRRRYKRELYAQRVEKIKELMPDCCIGVDVIVGFPGETREDFIDTYNFLNDMDISYLHVFTYSERENTIAAQMEGAVPGSQRSDRSKMLHILSEKKRRAFYEKQLDKVGEVLFESDEKDGYMHGFSKNYVKVRTAYDPLLVNEVAHVKFLSITDGCEVEIVELKEILAH
- a CDS encoding dihydrofolate reductase, with the protein product MSKLKITLIVAATENNVIGKGNKMPWHLPNDLKYFKKNTLEHSVVMGRKTFESLGKPLPDRRNIILTRDMTAKSDDVDIANSFQEVLNYCRDEREIFVIGGGEIFKQTLPFADKILLTRLHTTIDGDAYFPELPAHEWILESEDTHEKDEKHAFDYSFQVYVRK
- a CDS encoding thymidylate synthase; this translates as MKQYIDLLKHVYTNGVIKTDRTGTGTKSVFGYQMRFNLKEGFPLVTTKKLHLRSIIHELIWFLKGETNIKYLKDNGVSIWDEWADENGNLGPVYGSQWRSWPTPDGGHIDQIEKIIKQLKTSPDSRRIIVSAWNVAEIENMALPPCHAFFQFYVAPADPENGILKPQLSCQLYQRSADIFLGVPFNIASYALLTMMVAQVCDMEAAEFIHTLGDAHIYSNHFEQTELQLSREPKALPQLKINPEVKDIFDFKFEDFELLNYESHSHIKAPVAV